In a genomic window of Quercus lobata isolate SW786 chromosome 4, ValleyOak3.0 Primary Assembly, whole genome shotgun sequence:
- the LOC115983947 gene encoding ACT domain-containing protein ACR4-like, which yields MMFDDRDYERANDDALDENKRPNVNVVNWRDKDYFVVTIQSKDRPKLLFDTVCTLTDMQYVVFRASVNAEGPEAYQEYYIRHIKAATRSFSDSDCEL from the exons ATGATGTTTGATGATAGGGATTATGAACGAGCTAACGATGATGCCTTGGATGAGAACAAAAGACCTAATGTGAATGTTGTCAATTGGCGTGACAAAGACTACTTTGTGGTTACTATCCAGAGTAAAGATAGGCCAAAGCTTCTCTTTGATACTGTTTGCACATTGACAGACATGCAATATGTGGTTTTTCGTGCTAGCGTTAATGCTGAGGGTCCAGAAGCTTATCAG GAATATTATATTAGACACATAAAGGCGGCTACAAGAAGTTTCTCTGACTCAGATTGTGAATTGTGA